Proteins encoded by one window of Streptomyces sp. ALI-76-A:
- a CDS encoding glycoside hydrolase 43 family protein yields the protein MDMSCPHHEWDRRRALAAATGLVTGSVLPLLGAPHGAAAAGRTQGPAVAAAAEYTNPVVWQDFADIDVIRVGNTYYASASTMHYSPGAPVLRSYDLVNWEIAGHAVPTLDFGAKYDLNGGRGYVRGIWASSLAYRPGNQTFYWLGQIDFARTYVYTATAVEGPWSRLTTISTPYYDAGLLVDSDDTLYVAYGNTTISVAQLSRDGRTQVRAQQVFTTPPSVGTLEGARFYKINGQYYIFLTRPANGQYILKSSSGPFGPYTMRQVLLDLRGPIPGGGVPHQGGLVRTQSGAWYYLAFVDAYPGGRVPALAPITWTSDGWPVVQLVNGAWGTSYPSPAVPTPPRQVTPMVGVDTFDGTALKPKWEWNHNPDNTKWSVNNGLTLRTATVTNDLYWARNTLTHRIQGPTSTATVDLDFSAMRDGDRAGLALLRDSSAWIGVRRDSGVTRVVMVNGLTMDSNWNTTGTGTEVAGTAVTGSRVRLRATADIRPGAARPGNFSFSTDGTHFTRLGPSFSMGNDWRFFMGYRFALFNHATQALGGAVRVQRFELSTP from the coding sequence ATGGATATGTCATGCCCGCATCATGAGTGGGACCGCCGTCGAGCGCTGGCCGCGGCCACCGGTCTGGTGACGGGATCCGTCCTTCCCCTGCTCGGAGCGCCGCACGGTGCCGCGGCCGCCGGCCGCACGCAAGGGCCGGCCGTCGCGGCCGCGGCGGAGTACACCAACCCGGTCGTCTGGCAGGACTTCGCGGACATCGACGTGATCCGCGTCGGCAACACCTACTACGCCTCGGCCTCCACGATGCACTACTCGCCCGGCGCGCCCGTCCTGCGCTCGTACGACCTGGTGAACTGGGAGATCGCCGGACACGCGGTGCCGACCCTCGACTTCGGCGCCAAGTACGACCTGAACGGCGGCCGTGGCTACGTCCGGGGCATCTGGGCGTCCTCGCTGGCATACCGCCCGGGCAACCAGACCTTCTACTGGCTCGGCCAGATCGACTTCGCCAGGACGTACGTCTACACCGCCACCGCGGTCGAGGGACCGTGGAGCCGACTCACCACGATCAGCACGCCGTACTACGACGCCGGGCTGCTCGTCGACAGCGACGACACCCTGTACGTGGCGTACGGCAACACCACCATCAGCGTGGCCCAGCTCTCCCGCGACGGCCGCACCCAGGTCCGCGCACAGCAGGTGTTCACCACACCGCCGAGTGTCGGCACCCTCGAGGGCGCGCGCTTCTACAAGATCAACGGGCAGTACTACATCTTCCTGACCCGCCCCGCGAACGGGCAGTACATCCTGAAGTCGTCCAGCGGCCCCTTCGGTCCGTACACGATGCGTCAGGTCCTCCTCGATCTGCGCGGCCCGATCCCCGGCGGCGGCGTCCCGCACCAGGGCGGGCTGGTGCGGACGCAGAGCGGCGCCTGGTACTACCTCGCCTTCGTGGACGCGTACCCCGGCGGCCGGGTGCCCGCACTGGCGCCGATCACCTGGACCTCGGACGGCTGGCCCGTCGTGCAACTCGTCAACGGCGCCTGGGGCACCTCGTATCCCAGCCCGGCCGTGCCCACTCCACCCCGCCAGGTCACCCCCATGGTCGGCGTCGACACGTTCGACGGCACGGCCCTGAAGCCGAAGTGGGAGTGGAACCACAATCCGGACAACACCAAGTGGTCAGTGAACAACGGCCTGACTCTGCGGACCGCGACCGTCACCAACGACCTGTACTGGGCCCGCAACACGCTCACCCACCGTATCCAGGGCCCCACCTCCACGGCCACGGTCGACCTCGACTTCTCGGCGATGCGCGACGGTGACCGGGCCGGACTCGCGCTGCTGCGTGACTCCTCGGCCTGGATCGGTGTCAGGCGCGACAGCGGCGTGACGCGGGTGGTGATGGTCAACGGGCTGACCATGGACAGCAATTGGAACACCACCGGCACCGGCACCGAGGTCGCCGGCACGGCCGTGACCGGCAGCCGCGTCCGGCTGCGCGCGACCGCGGACATCCGCCCCGGCGCGGCACGCCCCGGAAACTTCTCCTTCAGCACCGACGGCACCCACTTCACCCGCCTCGGCCCGTCCTTCTCCATGGGCAACGACTGGCGGTTCTTCATGGGTTACCGGTTCGCCCTCTTCAACCACGCCACCCAGGCACTGGGCGGCGCGGTCCGCGTCCAGCGGTTCGAGCTGTCCACGCCCTGA
- a CDS encoding ABC transporter permease subunit, which translates to MSVTSADARPVRWRAGVGRLAAAGALLTAVALLPWLSGTDPALTVLRARSADQDPTPAQLAAVREQLGLDEGPFSHLADWLGGLPRGDAGSSWVSGEAVLPEVTAAFAVSVTMMLGALVVTIAVAALVSARTLYLGSRRRLHRKRAATGAAVLAALPKFLLASLLATVCGVWLGWFPSQGWEGPQWMVLPALALGVPSGAMIGSLLDQSLPAAFNEPWARTWHAYGFAPGHLARHALRRTLAGVLPQLLPTVVALVGGAVAVEKIFNIPGLGRLALDAAVAQDLPPLQTATLVLVLLGIGTGLLIRALRRALLGPALRDGALPTLHAPDLPRGRSTRWIAGSCAVTLLVLVGAGLLRDPLHVDTAARLLTPSAVHPLGTDALGRDLLARLGHGALRTVGTALAVTAVCTVTGLLLGLAAQVGAGLTEVVSTLPAVLAGLLTTAVTGPSAWGAACAVCLVGWTPYAAQSAALLEQERASGHRLASLSFGAGPAYLLRRHLLPAVLPAVLRNALLRLPTTVLVLASLGFLGLGEQPPTAEWGRLLSENQPYVELAPWTVLGPACALILLAVLAVTTTASGRGRTSADARSTVAA; encoded by the coding sequence ATGAGCGTCACGTCGGCCGACGCCCGCCCGGTCCGGTGGCGCGCGGGCGTCGGCCGCCTCGCCGCCGCGGGCGCCCTGCTGACGGCCGTGGCCCTGCTGCCCTGGCTGTCCGGCACCGATCCCGCGCTGACGGTGCTGCGGGCCCGCTCCGCCGACCAGGATCCGACCCCCGCGCAACTGGCCGCCGTTCGCGAGCAACTGGGCCTGGACGAGGGCCCGTTCAGTCATCTCGCGGACTGGCTGGGCGGACTGCCGCGCGGCGACGCGGGCAGCTCCTGGGTGTCGGGCGAGGCGGTCCTGCCCGAGGTGACCGCCGCCTTCGCGGTCTCCGTCACGATGATGCTCGGCGCCCTCGTGGTCACGATCGCGGTCGCCGCACTGGTCAGCGCCCGCACCCTGTACCTCGGGTCCCGGCGGCGACTGCACCGGAAGAGGGCGGCCACCGGGGCCGCCGTCCTCGCCGCACTGCCCAAGTTCCTCCTCGCCTCCCTGCTCGCCACCGTGTGCGGCGTGTGGCTGGGCTGGTTCCCGTCCCAGGGCTGGGAGGGGCCGCAGTGGATGGTGCTGCCCGCGCTCGCCCTCGGTGTGCCCTCCGGGGCGATGATCGGCTCACTGCTCGACCAGTCGCTGCCCGCCGCCTTCAACGAGCCCTGGGCACGGACCTGGCACGCCTACGGGTTCGCGCCCGGCCACCTCGCCCGGCACGCGCTGCGCCGCACGCTGGCCGGTGTGCTCCCGCAACTCCTGCCGACCGTCGTGGCCCTGGTCGGCGGTGCCGTCGCGGTGGAGAAGATCTTCAACATCCCAGGGCTCGGCCGGCTCGCCCTGGACGCCGCCGTGGCCCAGGACCTCCCGCCCCTGCAGACCGCGACACTCGTCCTCGTCCTGCTCGGCATCGGCACCGGCCTGCTCATCCGGGCCCTGCGCCGCGCCCTCCTCGGCCCGGCGCTGCGGGACGGCGCCCTGCCGACCCTGCACGCACCGGACCTGCCACGAGGCCGCTCCACCCGCTGGATCGCCGGATCCTGTGCCGTCACCCTGCTCGTCCTGGTCGGGGCCGGACTGCTGCGCGATCCCCTGCACGTCGACACGGCCGCTCGACTGCTCACACCCTCGGCCGTGCACCCGTTGGGCACCGACGCGCTCGGCCGTGACCTGCTCGCCCGTCTCGGCCACGGAGCGCTGCGCACCGTGGGCACGGCCCTCGCGGTGACGGCGGTCTGCACCGTCACCGGGCTGCTGCTCGGCCTGGCGGCACAGGTCGGCGCGGGCCTGACGGAAGTGGTGTCGACGCTGCCGGCGGTCCTCGCCGGACTGCTGACGACCGCGGTGACCGGCCCCTCGGCCTGGGGTGCCGCGTGCGCGGTCTGCCTGGTCGGCTGGACCCCCTACGCCGCCCAGTCCGCGGCCCTGCTCGAACAGGAACGGGCCAGCGGCCACAGGCTCGCGTCCCTCTCCTTCGGCGCCGGTCCCGCGTATCTCCTCCGCAGACACCTGCTGCCCGCCGTCCTGCCCGCGGTACTGCGCAACGCCCTTCTGCGCCTGCCCACCACCGTCCTCGTCCTCGCCTCCCTGGGCTTCCTCGGCCTGGGCGAACAGCCGCCCACCGCGGAGTGGGGTCGCCTTCTGTCGGAGAACCAGCCGTACGTGGAACTGGCGCCCTGGACCGTCCTGGGGCCGGCATGCGCCCTCATCCTGCTCGCCGTCCTCGCCGTGACCACCACGGCCTCGGGACGGGGCCGGACCTCCGCGGACGCCCGATCCACCGTCGCGGCGTGA
- a CDS encoding SchA/CurD-like domain-containing protein has product MTTTSERVAGSRARQASPHVSQSVFDGSRLRVVLLVDVHDGAQQEFLEAYEQLCNQVASVPGHVSDQLCQSIENPSQWLITSEWESAPPFLAWVNSEEHVRMVEPLHNCVRDTRSLRFHVVRETGGPAAGADQAGRRLQTAPRIGDGVIRHALTFTVKPGSEEIVAGILADYASPEPRVDDSTRLCRTSLFMHGNRVVRAVEVRGDLLAALRHVARQPEVRAVEEAINPYLEQDRDLNDPESARVFFTRAALPAVHHVTAQRNDPRAERYALCFPARPGSGMKLAELLARQDEAAADDPRNPVLRSTLFQRDDVVVRLIDVRGGLEAADPAVVLGLSDSRQLADLTTLLDDVVDTSVPNDASLARLLELARMDLVTDRRSPDA; this is encoded by the coding sequence ATGACCACCACCTCCGAACGTGTTGCAGGTTCGCGGGCGCGACAGGCCTCGCCTCATGTCTCCCAGTCCGTGTTCGACGGTTCCCGGCTGCGCGTCGTCCTCCTGGTCGACGTCCACGACGGCGCCCAGCAGGAGTTCCTCGAGGCCTACGAGCAGCTGTGCAACCAGGTCGCGTCCGTCCCCGGGCACGTGAGCGACCAGCTGTGCCAGTCGATCGAGAATCCCTCCCAGTGGCTCATCACCAGCGAGTGGGAGAGCGCTCCGCCGTTCCTCGCCTGGGTCAACAGCGAGGAGCACGTGCGGATGGTGGAGCCGCTGCACAACTGCGTGCGCGACACCCGGTCGCTGCGCTTCCACGTCGTCCGCGAGACCGGCGGCCCGGCGGCCGGCGCGGACCAGGCGGGGCGCCGGCTCCAGACGGCGCCCCGGATCGGTGACGGTGTGATCCGGCACGCGCTCACGTTCACCGTCAAGCCGGGCAGCGAGGAGATCGTCGCCGGGATCCTCGCCGACTACGCCTCGCCCGAGCCGCGGGTCGACGACAGCACCCGGCTGTGCCGCACCTCGCTGTTCATGCACGGCAACCGGGTGGTGCGGGCCGTCGAGGTGCGGGGCGACCTGCTGGCCGCGCTGCGACACGTCGCCCGGCAGCCCGAGGTCCGTGCTGTCGAGGAGGCCATCAATCCCTACCTGGAGCAGGACCGGGACCTCAACGACCCGGAGTCCGCCCGGGTCTTCTTCACCAGGGCCGCGCTGCCGGCCGTCCACCATGTGACGGCGCAGCGGAACGACCCGCGGGCCGAGCGGTACGCCCTGTGCTTCCCGGCCCGGCCGGGTAGCGGCATGAAACTGGCCGAACTCCTGGCCCGTCAGGACGAGGCGGCGGCGGACGACCCGCGCAACCCGGTCCTGCGCAGCACGCTCTTCCAGCGCGACGACGTCGTCGTACGGCTGATCGACGTGCGCGGCGGACTCGAGGCCGCCGACCCCGCAGTGGTTCTCGGTCTGTCCGACTCAAGGCAGTTGGCCGACCTGACGACCCTCCTGGACGACGTCGTGGACACGTCCGTGCCGAACGACGCAAGTCTCGCGCGCCTCCTCGAACTGGCGCGCATGGATCTCGTCACCGACCGTCGGTCTCCCGACGCCTGA
- a CDS encoding FAD-dependent monooxygenase: MRISAVSGRVGGIDALEARVINERAGQAGSHTVSVPVLIVGGSLVGLATSLFLGRLGVPHVVVERHAGTSIHPRGRGNNVRTMELFRVAGVEKAIQEAAATLAVNHGILQAPTLVGDAGEWLFRDIDPGGGLARFSPSAWCLCSQNDLEPVLLDHARRHGGDLRFSTELMSFDSDPTGVTAMVKSRETGEHTTIRADYLVAADGPRSPVRERLGIDQSGPGDLFHNVSLTFRSRRLAEVVGDRHFIVCYLTSPEADGALLPVDNRENWVFHAPWHPERGQSLEEFTDERCVEHIRRAVGVADLDVEITGRAPWHAAQRVARSYRSGRVFLAGDAAHEMSPTGAFGSNTGIQDAHNLAWKLAAVLGGWAGEGLLDTYDAERRPVAEATSARAAARSAEHSHPGFAAPPGAGGGGPQRGILNVALGYRYPQGAVVGADPAVPVVPESLDLTGGPGSRAPHLWVRRGDERISTLDLYERSLVLLSDATEPNEWHGAATRLADKLGLPLTSYRVGTGAQADLVPQDADWAERHGTGPGGAVLVRPDGFVLWRSPGPEVDAESVLLHVLRSGLAVA; encoded by the coding sequence ATGAGGATCTCCGCCGTATCCGGCCGGGTCGGCGGCATCGACGCGCTGGAGGCCAGAGTGATCAACGAACGAGCCGGACAGGCGGGCTCGCACACCGTCAGTGTCCCGGTCCTCATTGTGGGCGGCTCCCTGGTCGGCCTGGCGACCTCGTTGTTCCTGGGACGGCTGGGAGTACCGCACGTGGTGGTGGAGCGCCACGCGGGCACCTCCATCCACCCGCGAGGCCGCGGCAACAACGTCCGCACCATGGAACTGTTCCGGGTGGCGGGCGTCGAGAAGGCGATCCAGGAGGCGGCCGCCACTCTGGCTGTCAACCACGGCATCCTCCAGGCGCCCACCCTGGTCGGCGACGCGGGGGAGTGGCTGTTCCGGGACATCGACCCGGGCGGCGGACTGGCCCGCTTCAGCCCCAGCGCCTGGTGCCTGTGCAGCCAGAACGACCTCGAACCGGTCCTGCTCGACCACGCCCGCAGGCACGGAGGCGACCTGCGGTTCTCCACCGAGCTGATGTCGTTCGACAGCGACCCCACCGGTGTCACCGCGATGGTCAAGAGCCGCGAGACGGGTGAGCACACGACCATCCGCGCCGACTATCTCGTTGCCGCGGACGGCCCGCGCAGTCCCGTGCGTGAGCGACTCGGTATCGATCAGAGCGGGCCCGGCGACCTGTTCCACAACGTCAGCCTCACCTTCCGCTCCCGCCGTCTCGCCGAGGTCGTGGGTGACCGTCACTTCATCGTCTGCTACCTGACCAGCCCGGAGGCCGACGGCGCCCTGCTGCCGGTGGACAACCGCGAGAACTGGGTCTTCCACGCCCCCTGGCACCCCGAACGGGGTCAGAGTCTGGAGGAGTTCACCGACGAGCGGTGCGTCGAGCACATCCGCCGGGCGGTCGGGGTCGCCGACCTCGACGTGGAGATCACCGGCAGGGCGCCCTGGCACGCCGCTCAGCGGGTCGCCCGCAGCTACCGGTCGGGACGAGTCTTCCTGGCAGGCGACGCCGCTCACGAGATGTCCCCCACCGGGGCCTTCGGTTCCAACACCGGCATCCAGGACGCGCACAACCTCGCCTGGAAGCTGGCCGCGGTGCTCGGAGGATGGGCGGGAGAAGGGTTGTTGGACACCTACGACGCCGAGCGCCGCCCCGTGGCCGAGGCCACCAGCGCGCGGGCGGCGGCCAGGTCGGCCGAGCACAGCCACCCCGGATTCGCAGCGCCGCCCGGAGCGGGCGGCGGTGGTCCCCAGCGGGGCATTCTCAACGTGGCCCTCGGCTACCGCTACCCGCAAGGCGCCGTGGTCGGCGCCGATCCCGCGGTGCCGGTGGTGCCGGAGAGCCTCGACCTGACCGGCGGCCCCGGCAGCAGGGCACCTCACCTGTGGGTACGCCGCGGGGACGAACGGATCTCGACGCTCGACCTCTACGAGCGGTCCCTCGTGCTGCTCAGCGACGCCACTGAGCCGAACGAGTGGCACGGGGCCGCCACCCGCCTGGCCGACAAGCTGGGCCTTCCGCTCACCTCGTACCGGGTGGGCACCGGAGCCCAGGCCGACCTGGTGCCGCAGGACGCCGACTGGGCGGAGCGCCACGGCACGGGACCTGGGGGCGCCGTGCTCGTCCGGCCCGACGGGTTCGTCCTGTGGCGGTCGCCGGGGCCGGAAGTGGATGCCGAGAGCGTGCTGCTCCACGTCCTGAGGAGCGGGCTGGCGGTCGCCTGA
- a CDS encoding CoA transferase: protein MGRNRCRRRDVRGEAALPSDRARASVHQELTSPACRRSGVVHLTGFPDGPHVHTGFCHGDAVTGLMGAYAVLAALHRRDHDPGFDGEWIDLALCESLFRLVEYAASPTLPKPGASAAAFQPVPVRSPRDADKNNPSLVTRWTEPVRSDRLARSAPRPVGAALRARRSRRRLAHRTLPLATWRDDPLSGSPHADSISVVEISPTGEQVM, encoded by the coding sequence GTGGGCCGGAACCGGTGTCGGCGACGTGACGTCCGGGGTGAAGCCGCCCTGCCGTCAGACCGAGCGAGGGCGTCCGTCCATCAGGAGCTGACGTCGCCGGCCTGCCGGCGCAGCGGAGTCGTCCACCTGACCGGCTTTCCCGACGGCCCGCACGTGCACACCGGCTTCTGTCACGGCGACGCCGTGACCGGCCTGATGGGCGCCTACGCCGTCCTCGCCGCCCTCCACCGCCGCGACCACGACCCCGGGTTCGACGGCGAGTGGATCGACCTCGCTCTCTGCGAGTCCCTGTTCCGACTGGTCGAGTACGCCGCCTCACCCACCTTGCCGAAGCCGGGGGCGTCCGCCGCGGCGTTTCAGCCCGTTCCTGTGCGGTCCCCCCGTGACGCCGACAAGAACAACCCCTCCCTGGTCACGCGCTGGACGGAACCTGTCCGCTCTGACCGGCTCGCTCGGAGCGCTCCGCGGCCCGTCGGCGCAGCGCTCCGGGCCCGCCGGAGCCGCCGACGCCTCGCCCACCGGACCTTGCCGCTCGCGACCTGGCGTGACGATCCGTTGAGCGGGTCCCCGCACGCTGATTCGATCTCAGTCGTTGAGATTTCACCTACCGGGGAGCAAGTCATGTAA
- a CDS encoding non-reducing end alpha-L-arabinofuranosidase family hydrolase has product MNPLKRLGRRRASALSVLAMAALVTPEAATAASDAPDDVRASTLGAQAAQSGPYFGTAVAAGRLGDGTYTGILDREFNSVTAENEMKWDATERSRGQFTFGAADQIVNRAAARGQRVRGHTLVWHSQLPGWVSSIRDANTLRGVMNNHITTVANRYKGRIHSWDVVNEAFADGGSGQLRSSVFRDVLGNGFIEQAFRTARTADPAAKLCYNDYNIEDWNAAKTQGVYRLVRDFKARGVPIDCVGLQAHFGAGGPPASFQTTLSSFAALGVDVQITELDIAQAPPTAYANTVRACMNVARCTGITVWGIRDSDSWRSGENPLLFDRNGNKKPAYQATLTSMGGAVATRRDDAPSPRSAAALPSSFRWSSSGPLISPKSDPTHNIAGIKDPTVVQYNGKYHVFASTASSSGYNLVYLNFSDWSQAGSATHHYLDRSAIGKGYRAAPQVFYHAPQRLWYLVYQTGNASYSTNPDISDPNGWSAPRNFYASMPDIIKQNIGNGHWVDMWVICDSANCYLFSSDDNGHLYRSRTTVGQFPNGFTNTVIAAQDSKYALFEASNVYKVQGSNQYLLLVEAIGSDGRRYFRSWTTNNLAGSWTQLAASESNPFAKSTNVTFPSGAWTRDISHGEMIRAGYDQTLTIPACRLQYLYQGMNPNAGGDYNLLPWRLGLLTQTNSTC; this is encoded by the coding sequence ATGAACCCGCTGAAACGGCTCGGCCGTCGCCGAGCCTCGGCGCTGTCCGTGCTGGCCATGGCCGCCCTGGTGACACCAGAGGCCGCGACCGCCGCGTCCGACGCCCCGGACGACGTCCGCGCCTCCACACTCGGGGCCCAAGCAGCCCAGTCCGGCCCCTACTTCGGGACCGCCGTGGCCGCCGGAAGGCTCGGCGACGGCACGTACACCGGCATCCTGGACCGCGAGTTCAACTCGGTGACGGCCGAGAACGAGATGAAGTGGGACGCGACCGAGCGGTCCCGCGGACAGTTCACCTTCGGTGCCGCCGACCAGATCGTGAACCGTGCGGCGGCCCGCGGCCAGCGCGTACGCGGCCACACACTGGTGTGGCACTCCCAACTGCCCGGCTGGGTCAGCTCCATCAGGGACGCGAACACCCTGCGCGGCGTGATGAACAACCACATCACCACGGTGGCGAACCGCTACAAGGGCCGGATCCACTCCTGGGACGTGGTCAACGAGGCCTTCGCCGACGGCGGCAGCGGCCAGCTGCGCAGCTCGGTCTTCCGGGACGTGCTGGGCAACGGGTTCATCGAGCAGGCGTTCCGCACGGCCCGGACGGCCGACCCGGCGGCCAAGCTCTGCTACAACGACTACAACATCGAGGACTGGAACGCCGCGAAGACCCAGGGCGTCTACCGCCTGGTGCGCGACTTCAAGGCGCGCGGCGTGCCCATCGACTGCGTGGGCCTCCAGGCCCACTTCGGCGCCGGCGGCCCGCCCGCCAGCTTCCAGACGACGCTGTCGAGCTTCGCCGCCCTCGGCGTGGACGTACAGATCACCGAACTGGACATCGCGCAGGCACCGCCGACCGCGTACGCGAACACCGTCCGGGCCTGTATGAACGTGGCCCGCTGTACCGGCATCACCGTCTGGGGGATCCGCGACAGCGACTCCTGGCGCAGCGGGGAGAACCCGCTCCTGTTCGACCGCAACGGCAACAAGAAACCGGCCTACCAGGCAACGCTCACCTCGATGGGCGGTGCGGTCGCGACGCGGCGGGACGACGCCCCCTCACCCCGGTCCGCCGCCGCGCTGCCCTCCTCCTTCCGCTGGAGCTCCAGCGGACCGCTGATCTCACCGAAGTCGGACCCCACGCACAACATTGCCGGGATCAAAGATCCGACGGTCGTCCAGTACAACGGCAAGTACCACGTGTTCGCCAGCACCGCGAGCTCCTCCGGATACAACCTGGTGTACCTGAACTTCAGTGACTGGTCGCAGGCGGGCTCGGCCACGCACCACTACCTGGACCGCAGCGCCATCGGGAAGGGGTACCGGGCCGCGCCGCAGGTCTTCTACCACGCGCCGCAACGCCTGTGGTACCTCGTGTACCAGACGGGCAACGCCTCCTACTCCACCAATCCCGACATCAGCGATCCGAACGGGTGGAGCGCGCCGCGCAACTTCTACGCGTCGATGCCCGACATCATCAAGCAGAACATCGGCAACGGTCACTGGGTCGACATGTGGGTGATCTGCGACAGCGCCAACTGCTACCTGTTCTCCTCCGACGACAACGGGCACCTGTACCGCTCCCGGACGACCGTCGGACAGTTCCCGAACGGCTTCACCAACACCGTCATCGCGGCCCAGGACTCCAAGTACGCCCTCTTCGAAGCAAGCAACGTGTACAAGGTGCAGGGCTCCAACCAGTATCTGCTCCTCGTCGAGGCCATCGGATCGGACGGCCGACGCTACTTCCGCTCCTGGACGACGAACAACCTCGCCGGCTCCTGGACGCAACTGGCCGCATCCGAGAGCAACCCCTTCGCCAAGTCGACCAACGTCACCTTCCCCTCAGGGGCCTGGACCAGGGACATCAGCCACGGCGAGATGATCCGCGCCGGCTACGACCAGACACTCACCATCCCCGCCTGCCGGCTCCAGTACCTCTACCAGGGCATGAACCCCAACGCGGGCGGCGACTACAACCTCCTCCCGTGGCGACTCGGCCTCCTCACCCAGACCAACTCGACCTGCTGA
- a CDS encoding ABC transporter substrate-binding protein, which yields MRRTYRGLFAALALPPLLAGCFVSAEDGSETDAEGGSGGRLKVALAVPPAQALSPYSNDATVLSKLSVAEGLTALDEGGTAAPALAKSWTRKNATTWTFELRKAVFQDGTDVTAESVVNALGHADSAETKPRVLSDVTLAVRADDTDTVTITTKTADPVLPLRLASPALGILSPKAYGKDGTVSPVGTGTGPFEITELTGKTKAALDRFDGYWGGRAKASGIDVTWIADGTARANALRGGDVDIAEWIPTAQAKLLDEDTRHEVPSVRTDSLILNTRSGVFTDAALRASVREAVDGSALVDSVFGGYADPAEGLFGPAVPWAADKRVEVTGRATAATAARVKANTKGRTVRLATYTNRAELPEAASVLQQQLEKAGFTVKQDVREYTQMEADLLAGEYDALVFSRVTLLDTGDAVAYLASDYTSDGVYNIAGLKDAGVDQAIKSAAGQGDTARRQQEIMSAEAEILRTDAVVPLVHEKVVQGIAGKVEGVLLDPRERSLIDVDTHLK from the coding sequence ATGCGCAGGACCTACCGCGGCCTCTTCGCGGCGCTCGCTCTCCCCCCGTTGCTGGCCGGCTGTTTCGTGTCGGCGGAGGACGGCTCGGAGACGGACGCCGAGGGCGGGTCGGGCGGGCGGCTGAAGGTCGCGCTCGCGGTGCCGCCGGCGCAGGCCCTGTCGCCGTACAGCAACGACGCCACCGTGCTGAGCAAACTGTCCGTCGCCGAGGGCCTGACGGCGCTGGACGAGGGCGGGACCGCCGCGCCCGCACTGGCGAAGTCGTGGACCCGGAAGAACGCCACCACCTGGACCTTCGAACTGCGAAAGGCCGTGTTCCAGGACGGCACCGACGTCACCGCCGAGTCGGTCGTGAACGCCCTCGGCCACGCCGACTCCGCCGAGACCAAGCCCCGTGTCCTCAGCGACGTGACCCTCGCCGTGCGGGCGGACGACACCGACACCGTCACCATCACCACCAAGACCGCCGACCCGGTGCTCCCGCTGCGGCTGGCCAGCCCCGCCCTCGGCATCCTCTCCCCGAAGGCGTACGGCAAGGACGGCACCGTCAGCCCGGTGGGCACCGGGACGGGCCCCTTCGAGATCACCGAGCTCACCGGGAAGACCAAGGCCGCACTCGACCGCTTCGACGGCTACTGGGGCGGCAGGGCCAAGGCGTCCGGCATCGACGTGACCTGGATAGCCGACGGCACCGCCCGCGCCAACGCCCTGCGCGGCGGCGACGTCGACATCGCCGAGTGGATACCCACCGCCCAGGCGAAGCTGCTGGACGAGGACACCCGCCACGAGGTGCCCTCCGTGCGGACCGACAGCCTGATCCTCAACACCCGAAGCGGAGTCTTCACCGACGCGGCGCTGCGCGCGTCCGTCCGCGAGGCCGTGGACGGCTCCGCCCTGGTCGACTCCGTCTTCGGCGGGTACGCCGACCCCGCCGAGGGCCTGTTCGGGCCCGCCGTCCCCTGGGCCGCCGACAAGAGGGTCGAGGTGACCGGGCGCGCCACGGCCGCGACGGCCGCGCGGGTGAAGGCGAACACCAAGGGCAGGACCGTGCGCCTGGCCACCTACACCAACCGCGCCGAACTCCCCGAGGCCGCGAGCGTCCTCCAGCAGCAGCTGGAGAAGGCCGGGTTCACCGTGAAGCAGGACGTGCGCGAGTACACGCAGATGGAGGCCGACCTCCTCGCCGGCGAGTACGACGCTCTCGTCTTCTCCCGCGTCACCCTCCTCGACACCGGCGACGCCGTCGCCTACCTCGCCAGCGACTACACGAGCGACGGCGTCTACAACATCGCCGGGCTGAAGGACGCCGGGGTCGACCAGGCCATCAAGTCCGCCGCCGGACAAGGCGATACGGCGCGGCGGCAGCAGGAGATCATGTCCGCCGAGGCGGAGATCCTGCGCACCGACGCCGTCGTGCCGCTGGTCCACGAGAAGGTCGTCCAGGGCATCGCCGGCAAGGTCGAGGGTGTGCTCCTCGACCCCCGCGAGCGCTCCCTGATCGACGTCGACACCCACCTGAAGTAG